From Bacillus kexueae, a single genomic window includes:
- a CDS encoding S8 family peptidase — MKLKKLTSFTLAVSMLMTPLLVGAAPNEEEKAPKNKNEVNVNLEKGKYVKGEVIVKFKDNISANAKNNVMKSLGVTVKEKDDPANSKFQVLKVGNVEAVVEALNKNPMVEYAEPNYVFSITWTPNDTYYQGYQYGPQNTSTNYAWDITKGSSSQEIAVIDTGVDYTHPDLDAKVIKGYDFVDNDYDPMDLNDHGTHVAGTAAAETNNARGVAGMAPNTKILAVRALDASGNGSLNDVADAIIYSADAGAEVINLSLGCDCDTQTLKDAVNYAWNKGSVIVAAAGNSGVSTTFEPASYANVIAVGAIDRYDQLASFSNYGTWVDVVAPGVSIASTVRGNGYAYMSGTSMASPHVAGLAALLASQGRNNVQIRQAIEQTADSISGTGLYFKYGKINSYDAVRY, encoded by the coding sequence ATGAAACTCAAAAAGCTCACAAGTTTTACACTCGCAGTCTCTATGTTAATGACTCCACTTCTTGTTGGGGCAGCACCAAATGAAGAAGAAAAGGCTCCTAAGAATAAGAATGAAGTAAATGTAAACCTTGAAAAAGGGAAATATGTAAAAGGTGAAGTCATTGTTAAATTCAAAGATAACATCAGTGCTAATGCCAAAAATAATGTGATGAAGAGTCTTGGTGTAACAGTGAAAGAAAAGGATGACCCTGCTAATTCAAAGTTCCAGGTTTTAAAGGTAGGTAATGTTGAGGCTGTTGTTGAGGCGTTGAACAAAAATCCAATGGTTGAATATGCGGAGCCGAACTATGTGTTTTCAATTACTTGGACACCTAACGATACTTATTATCAAGGTTATCAATATGGCCCACAAAATACGAGTACAAATTATGCATGGGATATTACAAAAGGTAGTAGTTCTCAAGAAATTGCAGTTATAGACACTGGGGTTGATTATACACATCCCGATTTAGATGCGAAAGTTATCAAAGGGTACGATTTTGTTGATAACGATTACGATCCGATGGATTTAAATGACCACGGAACACATGTGGCAGGGACTGCTGCAGCTGAAACGAATAATGCTCGCGGTGTAGCTGGAATGGCTCCAAATACGAAAATTCTTGCGGTTCGTGCACTGGATGCAAGCGGAAATGGTTCTCTTAATGATGTGGCAGATGCCATCATTTACTCTGCTGATGCCGGAGCAGAAGTAATTAACCTTTCCCTTGGATGTGATTGCGATACACAAACGTTAAAAGATGCTGTTAATTATGCATGGAATAAGGGCTCTGTAATAGTAGCTGCAGCTGGAAATAGTGGCGTTTCTACAACTTTTGAACCTGCTTCTTACGCAAATGTAATTGCTGTTGGTGCGATTGATCGTTACGATCAGTTAGCATCGTTCTCTAACTACGGAACTTGGGTTGATGTTGTGGCCCCTGGTGTATCCATTGCTTCAACAGTAAGAGGAAATGGCTATGCATATATGTCAGGAACATCCATGGCATCTCCTCACGTCGCTGGACTTGCAGCGCTTTTAGCTAGTCAAGGTCGAAACAATGTACAAATTCGTCAAGCAATTGAACAGACAGCTGATAGCATATCAGGAACAGGACTTTACTTTAAATATGGAAAAATTAATTCCTATGACGCAGTGAGATATTAA
- a CDS encoding PrkA family serine protein kinase codes for MDILSKIEKYREDEHRLKWEGTFAEYLEILKEKPFIAQSAHSRVYNMIKDAGIEVVDGKKRYKFFDQQLYGLDDALERLVEEYFHPAAKRLDVRKRILLLMGPVSGGKSTLVTMLKRGLEQYSKSDNGAIYAIKGCPMHEDPLHLIPHHLREDFYQEYGIRIEGNLSPLNMMRLEQEYGGRIEDVIVERIFLSEDKRVGIGTFSPSDPKSQDIADLTGSIDFSTIAEYGSESDPRAYRFDGELNKANRGMMEFQEMLKCDEKFLWHLLSLTQEGNFKAGRFALISADELIVAHTNETEYRSFISNKKNEALHSRIIVMPIPYNLKVTEEERIYEKMISESDVSNVHIAPHTLRVAAMFTILTRLKEPKRGDIDLVKKMRLYDGESVEGFNSVDLEELQKEYQDEGMSGIDPRYVINRISSTIIRKEVPSINALDVLRSLKEGLDQHPSISNEDRERYLNFISVARKEYDDIAKKEVQKAFVYSYEESAKTLMDNYLDNVEAYCNKNKIRDPLTGEEMNPDEKLMRSIEEQIGISENAKKAFREEILIRISAYARKGKRFDYNSHERLREAIQKKLFADLKDVVKITTSTKTPDEQQLKKINEVVARLIDEHGYNSTSANELLRYVGSLLNR; via the coding sequence ATGGATATCTTAAGTAAAATCGAAAAGTATAGAGAAGATGAACATCGGTTAAAGTGGGAAGGTACCTTCGCGGAGTATTTGGAAATTTTAAAGGAAAAACCATTTATTGCACAATCGGCACATTCGCGTGTTTACAATATGATTAAGGATGCTGGAATCGAAGTAGTAGATGGTAAGAAGCGCTATAAGTTTTTCGATCAGCAACTTTATGGTTTGGATGACGCATTAGAAAGGTTAGTCGAAGAGTATTTCCACCCTGCTGCGAAGCGATTGGATGTAAGAAAGCGTATTTTGCTGCTTATGGGACCTGTTAGTGGAGGGAAATCGACGCTTGTAACGATGTTAAAACGAGGGCTTGAGCAATATTCCAAATCTGATAACGGCGCGATTTATGCGATTAAAGGTTGTCCGATGCATGAAGATCCCCTTCATTTAATTCCACATCATCTTCGTGAAGACTTCTATCAAGAGTACGGAATTCGAATTGAAGGAAACCTTTCTCCGTTAAACATGATGCGTTTAGAGCAAGAATACGGTGGGCGCATTGAAGATGTAATAGTTGAGCGAATCTTCTTATCGGAGGATAAGCGCGTTGGGATTGGAACATTTAGCCCATCTGATCCGAAGTCTCAAGATATTGCTGATTTAACAGGAAGCATCGACTTTTCAACTATTGCTGAATACGGTTCAGAATCAGATCCGAGAGCGTATCGTTTCGATGGCGAGCTTAATAAAGCGAACCGCGGAATGATGGAGTTCCAGGAAATGTTAAAATGTGATGAAAAGTTCTTATGGCATTTACTTTCATTAACTCAAGAAGGAAACTTTAAAGCGGGCCGATTTGCTTTAATTTCGGCTGATGAGTTGATTGTTGCTCATACGAATGAAACGGAGTACCGCTCGTTTATTTCCAATAAGAAAAATGAAGCACTCCATTCACGGATTATCGTAATGCCGATTCCTTACAATTTGAAAGTAACAGAAGAAGAACGAATTTATGAAAAAATGATTAGTGAGAGCGATGTTTCAAATGTTCACATTGCTCCGCATACGCTAAGAGTAGCGGCGATGTTTACCATCTTAACACGCTTAAAAGAGCCGAAACGCGGTGACATTGATTTAGTAAAGAAAATGCGCTTATATGACGGTGAGAGCGTGGAAGGATTTAATTCAGTGGATTTAGAGGAACTACAAAAAGAATATCAAGATGAAGGAATGAGTGGAATTGACCCACGTTACGTGATCAACCGTATTTCATCCACGATTATTCGTAAGGAAGTTCCGTCCATTAATGCACTGGATGTATTGCGTTCTTTAAAAGAAGGTTTGGATCAACATCCGTCCATCTCAAATGAGGACCGTGAGCGATATTTAAATTTCATTTCTGTTGCGCGAAAAGAGTACGACGACATTGCGAAAAAAGAAGTTCAAAAAGCGTTCGTCTACTCGTATGAAGAGTCTGCCAAAACGCTAATGGACAATTATTTAGACAATGTGGAAGCATATTGTAACAAAAACAAAATTCGCGATCCGCTCACTGGAGAAGAAATGAATCCAGATGAAAAGCTCATGCGTTCAATTGAGGAACAAATCGGGATTTCAGAAAACGCGAAAAAGGCATTCCGAGAAGAAATCTTAATTCGCATATCTGCGTATGCACGAAAAGGAAAACGATTCGATTACAATTCGCACGAGCGTTTACGCGAAGCAATTCAGAAAAAGCTATTTGCCGATTTAAAAGACGTCGTGAAAATTACGACGTCAACGAAAACGCCAGACGAGCAACAATTAAAGAAAATTAACGAAGTTGTTGCCCGGTTAATCGACGAGCACGGATATAATTCAACATCCGCAAATGAATTGCTCCGATACGTTGGAAGTTTACTCAATCGATAA
- the trmL gene encoding tRNA (uridine(34)/cytosine(34)/5-carboxymethylaminomethyluridine(34)-2'-O)-methyltransferase TrmL has protein sequence MGLHVVLFQPEIPANTGNIARTCAATNTTLHLIRPLGFSTDDKMLRRAGLDYWDHVNIVYYDSLDELFEKNANGEFFFITKFGQKNHTNFDYSDLEKDYFFVFGRETNGLPDEVIENNMDRCLRLPMTDKVRSLNLSNTAAILVYEALRQQNYPGLELSFN, from the coding sequence TTGGGTTTACATGTAGTATTATTCCAACCAGAAATTCCAGCTAATACTGGAAATATTGCGCGTACTTGTGCAGCAACGAATACGACGTTACACTTAATTCGTCCATTAGGATTCTCTACAGATGACAAAATGTTACGTCGTGCAGGATTAGATTACTGGGATCACGTAAATATCGTCTATTATGATTCATTAGATGAATTATTTGAGAAAAACGCGAATGGTGAGTTTTTCTTCATCACGAAGTTCGGACAAAAAAACCATACAAACTTTGATTACTCTGACTTAGAGAAGGATTATTTCTTTGTGTTCGGCCGTGAAACAAACGGGTTACCAGATGAAGTAATCGAAAACAATATGGACCGTTGCTTACGTCTTCCAATGACTGATAAAGTGCGTTCCTTAAACTTATCAAACACAGCAGCTATTTTAGTTTACGAAGCGCTGCGCCAACAAAATTATCCAGGTTTAGAATTATCTTTTAACTAA
- a CDS encoding amidase domain-containing protein, whose amino-acid sequence MNIDPLFERTNEKIQYIVSKYMRSPKHIDDIDVFEKKKKLAEKRKAEIVKAKANILWPHHVSESEPITYICEYQFMYRQGDSFYIEEQAEERMVKFSPSGVLVMDGAVEKSFDQLTNHETNELEEGEDRKAFVYDRLAAVQYAERWWNDHNKKYKNFDVNCTNFVSQCLHAGNAPMRGYPRRTAGWWMQKEDWSFSWSVAHSMMIYLSNSKTGLRAEEVFSPEKLVPGDVICYDFQGDGRFDHTTFVVAKDEQNMPLVNAQTYNSRKRYWSYEDSTAYTSNIQYKFFHIIDDLSK is encoded by the coding sequence GTGAACATAGATCCTTTATTTGAGAGAACGAATGAAAAGATACAATACATCGTCAGTAAGTATATGCGCAGCCCTAAACATATTGACGATATTGATGTGTTTGAGAAGAAAAAGAAATTGGCCGAAAAGCGAAAGGCAGAAATTGTGAAGGCGAAAGCCAATATTTTATGGCCACACCATGTGTCAGAAAGTGAACCTATAACCTATATATGTGAGTACCAGTTTATGTATCGACAAGGGGACTCTTTTTATATAGAAGAACAAGCGGAAGAGCGAATGGTCAAGTTTTCGCCATCCGGTGTATTAGTGATGGATGGTGCTGTCGAGAAATCGTTTGATCAACTGACCAATCATGAAACGAATGAATTAGAAGAAGGCGAAGACCGGAAAGCGTTTGTTTATGATCGGTTAGCAGCTGTTCAGTATGCCGAGCGTTGGTGGAACGATCATAATAAGAAATATAAAAACTTCGACGTGAACTGTACGAACTTTGTCTCACAATGTTTGCATGCTGGTAACGCCCCGATGCGAGGGTATCCGAGACGAACGGCGGGCTGGTGGATGCAAAAAGAAGATTGGAGCTTTAGTTGGTCAGTTGCACATTCGATGATGATTTACCTATCAAATTCGAAAACGGGTCTACGGGCAGAGGAAGTTTTTTCGCCTGAAAAACTTGTTCCCGGAGACGTCATTTGCTATGATTTTCAAGGAGACGGGCGATTTGATCATACGACCTTTGTTGTGGCGAAGGACGAACAAAACATGCCGTTAGTCAATGCGCAAACGTATAATAGTCGCAAACGGTATTGGTCGTACGAAGATTCAACCGCCTATACATCCAATATTCAATATAAATTTTTTCATATTATCGATGATTTATCGAAATAG
- the queG gene encoding tRNA epoxyqueuosine(34) reductase QueG, with product MDAHILKEKIIVYSKEIGIDKIGFASADTFETLKERLIVQQELGYQSGFEEPDIEKRVNPSLLLPKARSIIAIALAYPSKMKNAPKSTRGDRRGLFCRASWGRDYHHILREKLEQLESYILSLVPEAKVKSMVDTGELSDRAVAERAGIGWSGKNCAIITPEFGSYVYLGEMITNIPFPPDTPIEDQCGTCNKCVEACPTGALVQGGQLDSNKCIAFLTQTKGFLPEQYRTKLGNRLYGCDTCQLVCPENKGKDFHLHPEMEPDPEIAKPRLKPLLTMSNREFKEKFGHVSGSWRGKKPIQRNAIIALAHFKDETALDELIMLMHKDPRPVIRGTAAWAIGKIGDKGKLHELEKALEREVDDEAKNEIEKGIFMLKE from the coding sequence ATGGATGCCCATATTTTAAAGGAAAAAATTATCGTCTATAGTAAAGAAATCGGAATTGATAAAATTGGGTTTGCCAGTGCTGACACGTTTGAAACCTTAAAGGAACGCTTAATTGTGCAGCAAGAATTAGGGTATCAATCCGGATTTGAAGAACCGGATATTGAAAAGCGAGTGAACCCATCCTTACTATTGCCGAAAGCAAGATCGATCATTGCCATTGCCTTAGCGTATCCGTCAAAAATGAAGAATGCGCCGAAAAGTACGAGAGGAGATCGCCGCGGCCTATTTTGTCGTGCATCTTGGGGGCGAGATTATCACCATATATTACGCGAAAAGCTAGAGCAATTGGAGTCATACATTTTATCGCTTGTACCAGAGGCGAAGGTCAAATCGATGGTTGATACAGGTGAATTGTCAGATCGCGCGGTAGCCGAACGGGCAGGTATTGGCTGGAGCGGGAAAAATTGTGCAATCATTACTCCTGAATTTGGGTCGTATGTGTATTTAGGTGAAATGATTACAAACATTCCTTTTCCTCCAGATACGCCAATTGAAGACCAATGCGGAACGTGTAATAAATGTGTTGAAGCATGTCCGACGGGTGCGCTTGTGCAAGGGGGACAACTTGATTCAAATAAGTGTATTGCATTTTTAACGCAAACAAAAGGTTTTTTACCGGAACAGTATCGTACAAAGCTTGGAAATCGTTTGTACGGTTGTGACACATGTCAACTTGTATGCCCCGAGAATAAAGGAAAGGATTTTCACTTGCATCCTGAAATGGAGCCAGACCCTGAAATTGCGAAGCCTCGCTTAAAGCCATTGTTGACGATGAGTAATCGTGAATTTAAAGAAAAGTTCGGGCATGTGTCTGGTTCTTGGCGGGGGAAAAAACCAATTCAGCGAAATGCAATCATAGCACTTGCCCATTTCAAAGATGAAACAGCCTTAGATGAACTGATTATGCTCATGCATAAAGATCCACGACCTGTCATTCGAGGGACGGCAGCGTGGGCAATAGGTAAGATTGGGGATAAGGGCAAGTTACATGAACTTGAGAAAGCACTCGAGCGGGAAGTAGACGACGAAGCGAAGAATGAAATCGAAAAAGGCATCTTTATGTTAAAAGAATGA
- a CDS encoding B3/4 domain-containing protein, with translation MEMKIDTSIKQVIPSFKVGMIHYRGISVDESPQMLKGRLRLYQEKIYFDLETKKVTDVEGIKEWRELFKKIGTDPSRYRPSHEAIFRRIQKQQYLQTIHSAVDLNNFFSLQYEIPFGIYDADQLTGDITLQIGDEGLEYEALNGRIVNMHHKLVTCDTTGPFGSPIVDSKRTAVQLSTKNAVQIIYLRPSMQIEEATKMINSISNMFTQIHGGEANYEIITCN, from the coding sequence ATGGAAATGAAGATAGATACTTCCATTAAACAAGTCATTCCATCTTTTAAAGTCGGTATGATTCATTACCGAGGCATTTCAGTGGACGAGTCCCCGCAAATGTTAAAAGGACGACTTCGTTTATACCAAGAAAAAATCTACTTCGATTTAGAAACAAAAAAAGTTACGGACGTTGAAGGCATAAAAGAATGGCGCGAGCTGTTTAAAAAGATTGGAACAGATCCAAGTCGGTACCGTCCGTCCCACGAAGCAATCTTTCGTCGCATTCAAAAACAACAATATTTACAGACTATTCATTCCGCTGTGGATTTAAACAACTTCTTCTCGCTTCAGTACGAAATTCCGTTTGGCATTTATGACGCCGATCAACTAACTGGAGATATTACACTCCAAATTGGAGATGAAGGACTTGAATATGAAGCACTTAATGGACGAATCGTGAATATGCATCACAAGTTGGTCACTTGTGATACAACAGGACCATTTGGTAGTCCAATTGTTGATTCAAAACGGACAGCCGTCCAACTCTCTACAAAAAATGCCGTTCAAATTATTTATTTACGACCATCCATGCAAATAGAAGAAGCAACAAAAATGATAAACTCCATTTCTAATATGTTTACACAAATACATGGTGGCGAAGCCAATTACGAAATAATTACATGTAATTAA
- a CDS encoding DUF554 domain-containing protein, with protein MLLGTIVNGICIIIGTIIGKFLYRMPEGIKATTMQVIGLFVVVIGLQMALTGDEMLIVLISLVLGAVIGELCRIEDGLNRVGKWLETKFSQGKEEDIAKGFVSATLIFVVGAMAIVGSLDSGLRGNHSVLITKGIIDGFTSILLTASLGIGVLFSFIPVVLYQGSITLLASTIQQIAPEEVLNTFIANTTSTGGIMIMAIGLNLLGLTKIRVANLLPGIIVVAIITIISIKFF; from the coding sequence ATGTTACTCGGAACGATTGTCAACGGCATTTGTATTATTATTGGGACCATTATCGGAAAGTTTTTGTATCGCATGCCTGAGGGAATAAAAGCAACGACGATGCAGGTAATCGGCTTATTTGTTGTAGTAATTGGTCTTCAAATGGCGCTTACCGGCGATGAAATGCTCATTGTGTTAATTAGTCTTGTGTTAGGAGCGGTCATTGGAGAATTGTGTAGGATAGAAGATGGACTCAATCGTGTCGGGAAATGGTTGGAGACAAAGTTTTCGCAAGGAAAAGAGGAGGATATTGCGAAAGGTTTTGTATCGGCGACGCTCATTTTTGTTGTTGGAGCAATGGCAATAGTCGGATCATTAGATAGTGGGCTACGCGGAAATCATAGTGTTCTCATCACAAAAGGAATTATTGATGGATTTACAAGCATTTTGTTAACGGCATCTTTAGGAATAGGGGTTTTATTTTCATTTATTCCTGTTGTGTTATATCAAGGGTCGATTACGTTATTAGCAAGTACAATTCAACAAATTGCCCCAGAAGAAGTGTTAAATACATTTATCGCCAATACAACGTCGACAGGTGGCATTATGATTATGGCAATTGGACTAAATTTACTTGGGTTAACGAAAATTCGAGTAGCCAATTTGCTTCCTGGAATTATTGTTGTAGCTATCATCACCATTATTTCAATAAAGTTCTTTTAA